One window of Desulfuromonadaceae bacterium genomic DNA carries:
- the tuf gene encoding elongation factor Tu, whose protein sequence is MAKAKFERTKPHVNIGTIGHVDHGKTTLTAAITKVLMELTGKGEFKAFDAIDNAPEERERGITIATAHVEYETLNRHYAHVDCPGHADYVKNMITGAAQMDGAILVCSAADGPMPQTREHILLARQVGVPAMVVFLNKADMVDDEELLELVELEVRELLSSYDFPGDDIPIIAGSALAALEGRDDAIGKDKVLELMAAVDSYIPEPERAIDRPFLMPVEDVFSISGRGTVATGRVERGVIKVQDEVEIVGMKATAKSVVTGVEMFRKLLDQGQAGDNCGILLRGVKREDIERGQVLAKPGSITPHTKFGAEAYILTKEEGGRHTPFFKGYRPQFYFRTTDVTGICELPEGIEMVMPGDNVAMTVDLITPIAMDEGLRFAIREGGRTVGAGVVAKIIE, encoded by the coding sequence ATGGCCAAAGCAAAATTTGAGAGAACAAAGCCCCACGTCAATATTGGGACGATCGGTCACGTTGACCATGGCAAGACGACACTGACCGCCGCCATCACCAAGGTTTTGATGGAGCTGACCGGCAAAGGTGAATTCAAAGCCTTTGACGCCATCGACAACGCCCCGGAAGAGCGTGAGCGCGGGATTACTATCGCCACCGCCCACGTCGAGTACGAAACTTTAAATCGTCACTACGCACACGTTGACTGCCCCGGCCACGCCGACTATGTCAAGAACATGATCACCGGTGCCGCGCAGATGGACGGCGCGATTCTGGTCTGTTCCGCCGCCGACGGTCCGATGCCCCAGACCCGTGAGCATATCCTGCTGGCTCGTCAGGTCGGTGTCCCGGCCATGGTGGTCTTTTTGAACAAAGCCGACATGGTTGACGACGAAGAGCTGCTGGAGCTGGTCGAGCTGGAAGTCCGCGAACTGCTGTCGTCCTACGATTTTCCCGGCGACGATATTCCGATCATTGCCGGATCTGCCCTGGCCGCTCTTGAAGGGCGCGATGATGCCATCGGCAAAGACAAGGTTCTCGAATTGATGGCCGCCGTTGACAGCTACATTCCCGAGCCGGAGCGCGCCATTGACCGTCCGTTTTTGATGCCGGTTGAAGACGTCTTCTCGATCTCCGGGCGTGGTACGGTTGCCACCGGTCGGGTCGAGCGCGGCGTCATCAAGGTTCAGGATGAAGTCGAAATCGTCGGGATGAAGGCGACCGCCAAATCGGTTGTCACCGGCGTCGAGATGTTCCGCAAGCTGCTTGATCAAGGGCAGGCGGGAGACAACTGCGGGATTCTGTTGCGCGGCGTCAAGCGCGAAGACATCGAGCGTGGTCAGGTTCTGGCCAAGCCCGGCAGCATCACCCCGCACACCAAGTTCGGTGCCGAGGCCTATATTCTGACCAAAGAAGAAGGTGGCCGTCACACCCCGTTCTTCAAGGGCTATCGTCCGCAGTTTTACTTCCGGACCACCGATGTGACCGGGATTTGCGAGCTGCCTGAAGGAATCGAGATGGTCATGCCGGGCGATAATGTCGCCATGACGGTCGACCTGATCACCCCGATCGCAATGGACGAAGGGCTGCGCTTTGCGATTCGCGAAGGTGGCCGTACCGTCGGCGCCGGCGTTGTTGCCAAAATTATTGAGTAA
- the rpmG gene encoding 50S ribosomal protein L33, with protein sequence MRDIVTLACTECKQRNYTTTKNKRNTPDKLEFSKYCRFCRKHTPHKETK encoded by the coding sequence ATGCGGGACATTGTTACCCTTGCCTGTACTGAGTGCAAGCAGCGAAACTACACGACAACCAAGAACAAGCGGAACACTCCGGACAAGCTTGAGTTCAGCAAGTATTGCCGGTTCTGCCGTAAGCACACGCCGCACAAGGAAACCAAGTAG
- the secE gene encoding preprotein translocase subunit SecE codes for MRVNPSWRIDIVTDKTTDFLTNVKGELKKVTWPTRNDTYGSTLVVIALVMAVAVFLWLVDSALSRIVRYLLS; via the coding sequence ATGCGAGTAAATCCTTCATGGAGGATTGATATAGTGACTGACAAGACCACCGATTTTCTCACCAACGTTAAAGGTGAGCTGAAGAAGGTGACATGGCCGACGCGCAACGATACTTACGGCTCAACGCTGGTGGTTATTGCGCTGGTAATGGCCGTAGCTGTATTTCTCTGGCTCGTTGATTCCGCGTTGTCGCGGATTGTTCGTTATCTGCTGAGCTGA
- the nusG gene encoding transcription termination/antitermination protein NusG has protein sequence MTMKWYGVHTYSGFESKVKLSLEERIRSLGVEDMFGAVLIPSETVVELKNGERRTSTRKFFPGYILVQMELNDETWHVVKGTAKVTGFVGGGNTPPSIPDAEVAKITSRMEEGIEHPKPKVEFEVGETVRVVDGPFLNFTGVVEDVKPDKAKLKVMVSIFGRVTPVELEFIQVEKTS, from the coding sequence ATGACGATGAAGTGGTACGGAGTGCATACTTACTCCGGATTTGAAAGCAAGGTTAAACTCAGTCTTGAGGAGCGGATTCGCTCTTTGGGGGTCGAGGACATGTTCGGTGCAGTGCTGATTCCGTCCGAAACGGTCGTCGAGCTAAAGAACGGTGAGCGGCGCACATCAACGCGCAAGTTCTTCCCCGGATATATCCTGGTGCAGATGGAGCTTAATGACGAGACCTGGCATGTCGTCAAGGGGACGGCCAAGGTGACCGGTTTTGTCGGTGGTGGCAACACTCCCCCCTCGATTCCTGATGCCGAGGTTGCCAAGATTACCAGTCGGATGGAGGAGGGGATTGAACATCCGAAGCCGAAAGTTGAATTCGAAGTTGGGGAGACCGTGCGTGTCGTTGACGGGCCGTTTCTTAACTTCACCGGAGTGGTCGAGGATGTGAAACCGGATAAAGCCAAGCTGAAAGTTATGGTCAGTATCTTTGGTCGTGTGACGCCGGTTGAGCTTGAATTTATACAAGTTGAAAAAACCAGTTGA
- the rplK gene encoding 50S ribosomal protein L11, with protein MAKKVIGLIKLQIPAGKANPSPPVGPALGQHGVNIMEFCKAFNAKTQGEDGMITPVVITVYADRSFSFITKTPPAAVLLMKAAKIPKGSGVPNKDKVGKITKDQIAEIAKLKMPDLNAYNLEGAMKTIEGTARSMGLEVV; from the coding sequence ATGGCCAAAAAGGTTATTGGATTAATAAAGTTGCAGATCCCCGCAGGCAAGGCGAACCCTTCGCCCCCGGTCGGCCCCGCGCTCGGTCAGCACGGAGTCAACATCATGGAATTCTGCAAGGCATTCAATGCCAAAACCCAGGGTGAGGACGGGATGATTACTCCGGTCGTCATTACAGTTTATGCAGACCGTTCATTTTCGTTCATCACCAAAACACCGCCGGCGGCGGTGCTGCTGATGAAGGCCGCAAAGATCCCCAAAGGGTCCGGTGTGCCGAACAAGGACAAGGTGGGCAAAATCACCAAAGATCAGATTGCTGAAATTGCCAAGCTTAAAATGCCTGACCTGAACGCGTATAATCTCGAAGGGGCCATGAAGACCATTGAGGGTACTGCACGCAGTATGGGCCTTGAAGTCGTTTAA
- the rplA gene encoding 50S ribosomal protein L1, producing MSKVGKQHSAAKAKVDRAVAYNVAEAISLVKDVSFAKFDETVDVCVRLGVDPRKADQMVRGAVVLPNGLGKTIRVLVFAKGEKALEAQEAGADFVGGDDLVEKIKEGWFEFDTAIATPDMMGTVGKIGRVLGPRGLMPNPKVGTVTFEVARAVNEAKSGKIEYRVEKAGIVHAPVGKVSFDADKLQENLLSLVDALIKAKPSTAKGTYLRKISVSSTMGPGVAIDIPTVQALLK from the coding sequence ATGTCTAAGGTAGGAAAACAACACAGCGCAGCAAAGGCAAAAGTTGATCGGGCGGTGGCGTACAACGTCGCTGAAGCAATCAGTCTGGTTAAAGATGTGTCTTTTGCTAAATTTGATGAAACGGTGGACGTTTGTGTGCGTCTTGGGGTTGATCCCCGCAAAGCCGATCAAATGGTTCGTGGTGCAGTCGTGCTCCCCAATGGTCTCGGTAAAACGATTCGCGTACTGGTTTTTGCCAAGGGGGAAAAAGCCCTCGAAGCGCAGGAAGCGGGCGCTGATTTCGTTGGCGGGGATGATCTGGTCGAGAAGATTAAAGAAGGCTGGTTCGAATTTGATACCGCCATTGCCACACCGGATATGATGGGAACCGTCGGCAAGATTGGACGTGTTCTTGGTCCGCGTGGCCTGATGCCGAATCCCAAGGTCGGCACCGTGACTTTTGAAGTTGCTCGCGCGGTAAATGAAGCTAAGTCGGGCAAGATCGAGTATCGCGTTGAAAAAGCGGGTATCGTTCACGCGCCGGTCGGAAAGGTTTCGTTTGACGCTGACAAGCTGCAGGAAAACCTGTTGTCTCTGGTTGATGCCTTGATCAAGGCGAAACCGTCGACGGCCAAAGGTACTTATCTGCGAAAAATCAGCGTTTCCAGTACGATGGGCCCTGGTGTCGCTATTGACATCCCCACCGTTCAGGCACTGCTGAAATAA
- the rplJ gene encoding 50S ribosomal protein L10 has protein sequence MNRTTKEQVVAEFSEKLKKAQAAFLTNYRGLTVEQADDLRGKLRATGVEYSVVKNTLLRLASRGTDMECLDEYLAGPTSLTIVLDDPVAPAKVLSDFAKANTAFELKVGVLNGTLLSVDDIKALADLPSRDQLLANMLGSLNAPVSNFVGVLAAIPRSLVQVLGAIQEQKAA, from the coding sequence TTGAACAGAACAACGAAAGAACAGGTTGTCGCTGAATTCTCCGAAAAGCTCAAAAAAGCGCAAGCCGCTTTCTTGACGAACTATCGCGGGTTGACGGTTGAGCAGGCAGATGATTTGCGTGGCAAGTTGCGTGCGACCGGAGTTGAGTACAGTGTTGTTAAAAACACGCTGTTGCGACTGGCTTCACGCGGGACCGACATGGAGTGCCTCGACGAGTACCTTGCCGGTCCGACATCATTGACGATTGTGCTGGATGATCCGGTAGCACCGGCCAAGGTGTTGTCCGACTTCGCCAAAGCTAACACTGCTTTTGAATTAAAGGTGGGTGTTCTGAACGGGACACTGCTCTCGGTTGATGACATCAAAGCTTTGGCAGACCTGCCGAGCCGCGACCAACTGCTGGCAAACATGCTCGGCTCGCTCAATGCGCCGGTGTCGAATTTCGTCGGCGTGCTGGCCGCTATACCGCGTTCTCTGGTACAGGTTCTCGGTGCCATTCAGGAACAAAAAGCTGCTTGA
- the rplL gene encoding 50S ribosomal protein L7/L12: MADITKEQVIAFIENMSVLELAGLVKELEEKFGVSAAAPVAVVAAPAAGGEAAAEEKDEFDVVLTAAGDKKINVIKVVRTVTGLGLKEAKDLVDGAPQTVKEGVSKDEAAELKKQLEEAGASVELK; the protein is encoded by the coding sequence ATGGCTGACATTACCAAAGAGCAAGTGATTGCATTTATCGAAAACATGAGCGTTCTGGAGCTGGCTGGACTGGTCAAGGAACTCGAAGAAAAGTTTGGCGTTTCTGCCGCTGCGCCAGTTGCCGTTGTCGCCGCTCCTGCCGCCGGTGGCGAAGCCGCTGCGGAAGAAAAAGACGAGTTTGACGTTGTTTTGACCGCTGCTGGCGACAAAAAAATCAATGTCATCAAGGTGGTACGTACAGTGACCGGTCTGGGGCTCAAGGAAGCCAAGGATCTGGTTGATGGCGCCCCGCAAACGGTTAAAGAAGGGGTGTCGAAGGACGAAGCCGCAGAACTCAAGAAGCAGCTTGAGGAAGCCGGCGCAAGCGTTGAGCTCAAGTAA